A single window of Pseudomonas lijiangensis DNA harbors:
- the rlmM gene encoding 23S rRNA (cytidine(2498)-2'-O)-methyltransferase RlmM, with the protein MNTLFMHCRPGFESEVCSEISEHAARLNVAGYAKAKPDTACAEFICTEEDGAQRLMSGQRFDRLIFPRQWARGVFLDLPETDRISVILAHMASFPVCGSVWLEVVDTNDGKELSNFCKKFEAPLRKALTQAGKLVDDPRKPRLLLTFKSGREVFLGLAEADNSAMWPMGIPRLKFPREAPSRSTLKLEEAWHHFIPRQEWDERLSSDMTGVDLGAAPGGWTYQLVRRGMLVTAIDNGPMAESLMETGLVQHLMADGFTYKPRQTVDWMVCDIVEKPARNAALLETWLGEGLCREAVVNLKLPMKQRYAEVRRLLDRIEEGFQARGVRVSIGCKQLYHDREEVTCHLRRLDVAKASRPRKG; encoded by the coding sequence ATGAATACGCTGTTTATGCATTGCCGACCGGGTTTCGAAAGCGAGGTCTGTTCGGAGATATCCGAGCATGCTGCGCGCCTGAATGTGGCCGGTTATGCCAAGGCCAAGCCCGATACGGCATGTGCCGAGTTCATCTGCACCGAAGAAGACGGTGCCCAGCGTCTGATGAGCGGTCAGCGTTTTGACCGGTTGATCTTCCCGCGGCAATGGGCTCGGGGAGTTTTTCTCGATTTGCCTGAAACCGACCGCATCAGCGTGATTCTGGCTCACATGGCGAGTTTTCCGGTCTGCGGCAGTGTGTGGCTGGAGGTGGTAGACACCAACGATGGCAAGGAACTGTCGAACTTCTGCAAGAAATTCGAGGCTCCGCTGCGCAAGGCCCTGACTCAGGCAGGCAAACTGGTGGACGATCCGCGCAAGCCGCGTCTGCTGCTGACGTTCAAGAGTGGCCGCGAAGTGTTTCTGGGGCTGGCCGAGGCTGATAACTCGGCGATGTGGCCCATGGGTATTCCGCGCCTGAAGTTTCCACGGGAAGCGCCGAGCCGTTCGACCTTGAAACTCGAAGAGGCCTGGCATCACTTCATTCCACGCCAGGAGTGGGATGAGCGCCTGTCCAGCGACATGACGGGCGTCGACCTGGGTGCGGCGCCGGGTGGCTGGACGTATCAACTGGTACGTCGCGGCATGCTGGTCACGGCCATCGATAACGGCCCAATGGCTGAAAGCCTCATGGAAACCGGTCTGGTGCAGCATTTGATGGCTGACGGCTTCACCTACAAGCCCCGGCAGACAGTGGACTGGATGGTTTGCGACATTGTCGAGAAACCGGCCCGCAACGCTGCCTTGCTGGAAACCTGGCTGGGGGAGGGCTTGTGTCGTGAGGCGGTGGTCAACCTCAAGCTGCCCATGAAACAGCGCTACGCTGAGGTGCGCCGCCTGCTGGATCGTATCGAGGAAGGTTTTCAGGCGCGTGGTGTGAGGGTTTCGATTGGCTGCAAGCAGCTCTATCACGACCGCGAGGAAGTGACCTGTCACCTGCGCAGGCTGGACGTTGCCAAGGCAAGCCGACCGCGCAAGGGCTGA
- the tusA gene encoding sulfurtransferase TusA — protein sequence MSEPIENQPVDATLDASGLNCPEPVMMLHQKVRDLHAGGLLKVIATDPSTRRDIPKFCVFLGHELVEQQADGGTFLYWIRKKQD from the coding sequence ATGTCTGAACCCATCGAAAACCAGCCCGTTGATGCAACCCTGGATGCCAGCGGGCTCAATTGCCCGGAACCTGTGATGATGCTGCATCAGAAGGTTCGCGACCTGCATGCCGGTGGCCTGCTCAAGGTGATTGCCACAGACCCTTCGACCCGGCGCGACATTCCCAAATTCTGTGTGTTTCTCGGCCATGAGCTGGTCGAGCAGCAGGCTGATGGCGGGACTTTTCTCTACTGGATCCGCAAGAAACAGGATTGA
- the pdxB gene encoding 4-phosphoerythronate dehydrogenase PdxB, whose amino-acid sequence MRIVADENIPLLDAFFAHFGEIRRLPGRSIDRAAVADADILLVRSVTNVDRGMLEGSAVRFVGTCTIGTDHLDLEYFQQAGIQWSSAPGCNARGVVDYVLGSLLTLAEIEGADLRQRTYGVVGAGQVGGRLIKVLKALGWNVLVCDPPRAEEGGEYVSLDEIVARCDVISLHTPLTRSGEHPTWHLLDESRLRQLRQGAWLINASRGAVIDNLALHDVLLEREDLQAVLDVWEGEPQVNVPLADLCVIGTPHIAGYSLDGRQRGTAQIYQALCNFLDQPATILLDDLLPRPWLAQVSLDGQTDPVWALNMLCRGVYDPRRDDADFRRSLVNDTASQRLAFDALRKHYPPRREIEGLKVRLEGESEVLRQMVLALGASLV is encoded by the coding sequence ATGCGCATTGTCGCTGACGAAAATATCCCGCTGCTCGATGCCTTTTTTGCCCATTTCGGCGAGATACGTCGCTTGCCGGGTCGCTCCATTGATCGGGCGGCGGTTGCCGATGCCGATATCCTGCTGGTGCGTTCGGTGACCAACGTCGACCGCGGGATGCTCGAAGGCAGTGCGGTGCGCTTTGTCGGGACCTGCACCATTGGCACGGATCATCTGGATCTGGAGTATTTCCAGCAAGCGGGCATCCAGTGGTCCAGTGCGCCGGGCTGCAATGCCCGAGGCGTCGTGGACTACGTGCTGGGCAGCCTGCTGACCCTGGCTGAAATCGAAGGCGCAGACCTCAGGCAGCGAACCTATGGCGTGGTCGGCGCCGGTCAGGTGGGTGGCCGCCTGATCAAGGTGCTCAAGGCGCTGGGCTGGAATGTGCTGGTCTGCGATCCGCCGAGGGCCGAAGAGGGCGGCGAGTACGTCAGCCTTGACGAGATCGTTGCCCGTTGCGATGTCATCAGCCTGCACACGCCTTTGACCAGAAGCGGCGAGCACCCCACCTGGCATCTGCTCGACGAGTCGCGTCTGCGTCAGCTCAGGCAAGGCGCCTGGCTTATCAATGCCAGCCGTGGTGCGGTGATCGATAACCTCGCGCTGCATGACGTCCTGCTGGAACGCGAAGACCTGCAGGCGGTACTCGATGTCTGGGAAGGCGAGCCTCAGGTCAATGTGCCGCTGGCGGACTTGTGTGTGATCGGCACGCCGCACATCGCAGGCTACAGCCTCGATGGCAGGCAGCGCGGAACCGCGCAGATCTATCAGGCGCTGTGTAACTTTCTCGATCAGCCGGCAACCATTCTGCTGGACGACCTGCTGCCGCGTCCCTGGCTGGCGCAAGTCAGTCTGGACGGGCAAACCGATCCGGTCTGGGCGCTGAATATGCTGTGCAGGGGCGTTTATGATCCGCGCCGCGACGATGCGGATTTTCGTCGCAGCCTGGTGAACGACACGGCCAGTCAGCGTCTGGCCTTTGATGCCCTGCGCAAGCATTACCCGCCACGTCGGGAAATCGAAGGGTTGAAGGTGCGACTGGAAGGGGAGTCAGAGGTGTTGAGGCAGATGGTTCTGGCGCTGGGTGCGTCGCTGGTCTGA
- a CDS encoding PA1571 family protein — protein sequence MNAQEGSNQVQVVRATPNLSVGGAVLDKDGREIVITEEMVQAACQECEKSWVTPEKQN from the coding sequence ATGAACGCGCAAGAAGGAAGCAATCAAGTCCAGGTCGTACGAGCCACCCCCAACCTTTCAGTAGGGGGCGCAGTGCTCGACAAGGACGGGCGTGAAATCGTCATTACCGAAGAAATGGTTCAGGCAGCCTGCCAGGAATGCGAAAAGTCCTGGGTCACGCCTGAAAAACAGAACTGA
- a CDS encoding ABC transporter transmembrane domain-containing protein, with protein MPSVFSIAQRPAIRLALSFISPYRWHALGALLALVITAGLMLFMGQGIKMIVDHGFMTGSAEQLERSIGFFLLVTVGLSIGTFTRFYLVSWIGERVVADLRNRVFEHLINLHPAFYENNRSSEIQSRLTADTTLLQSVVGSSLSIFLRSALMVIGGIILLFITNPKLTSIVVLTLPLVIVPILVFGRRVRRLSRETQDRVADVGSYVAEALRQIKTVQAYNHQEHDKAHFSQTVEKAFGTARKYILQRSWLITVVISLVLGAVGVILWVGGMDVIKGTITSGELSAFVFYALLVGTSFGSLSEVIGELQRGVGAAERISELLQVRSEITPPASGLLGLPPRVSGRLELENVSFAYPSRLDHKAIDDLTLSIAAGETIALVGPSGAGKSTLFDLLLRFYDPQQGNILIEGVPILQLDPHDLRRNFALVSQTPALFFGSVEDNIRYGNSHATIEQVEAAARIAHAHEFIMQMADGYQTHLGDGGLGLSGGQRQRLAIARALLVDAPILLLDEATSALDAQSEHLIQQALPSLMKGRTTLVIAHRLATVQNADRIAVIDQGRLVAVGTHRQLIASNSLYARLAALQFNVQMEEPV; from the coding sequence ATGCCTTCGGTGTTTTCCATCGCTCAAAGACCTGCCATTCGTCTGGCCCTGAGTTTTATCTCTCCCTATCGTTGGCATGCTCTGGGGGCACTGCTGGCTCTGGTCATTACGGCAGGCCTCATGCTGTTCATGGGGCAGGGCATCAAGATGATCGTGGATCATGGGTTCATGACCGGTTCTGCCGAGCAGCTCGAGCGATCGATCGGTTTTTTCCTGTTGGTGACAGTCGGCCTGTCCATCGGCACGTTTACCCGTTTTTACCTGGTGTCGTGGATCGGTGAGCGGGTGGTGGCGGATTTGCGCAATCGCGTATTCGAGCACCTGATCAATCTGCATCCGGCGTTCTACGAAAATAACCGCAGCTCGGAAATCCAGTCGCGGCTTACAGCTGATACCACCTTGCTGCAATCGGTGGTGGGCTCTTCCCTGTCGATATTCCTGCGCAGTGCGCTGATGGTGATTGGCGGGATCATTCTCTTGTTCATCACCAATCCCAAGCTGACCAGTATTGTGGTGCTGACCTTGCCGCTGGTGATCGTGCCGATCCTGGTATTCGGTCGCCGGGTGCGTCGCCTGTCCCGGGAAACCCAGGATCGTGTGGCCGACGTGGGCAGCTATGTCGCCGAGGCGCTCAGGCAGATCAAGACGGTTCAGGCCTATAACCATCAGGAGCATGACAAGGCGCACTTTTCCCAAACGGTCGAAAAGGCCTTTGGCACCGCCCGTAAATATATTCTGCAGCGGTCCTGGCTGATTACCGTGGTGATTTCCCTGGTGCTGGGTGCTGTCGGCGTGATCCTGTGGGTCGGCGGGATGGACGTGATCAAAGGCACCATCACCAGCGGCGAGCTATCGGCTTTTGTGTTCTATGCGCTTCTGGTCGGCACCTCCTTTGGTTCGTTGAGCGAGGTGATCGGCGAATTGCAGCGCGGTGTGGGGGCGGCTGAACGTATCAGCGAACTGCTTCAGGTCCGCAGCGAAATCACACCGCCAGCCAGCGGCCTTCTTGGCCTGCCGCCCAGGGTCAGTGGCCGTCTGGAGCTGGAGAACGTGAGTTTCGCCTACCCGTCCCGACTGGATCACAAGGCAATCGATGACTTGACCCTGAGCATCGCTGCCGGTGAAACCATTGCGCTGGTTGGTCCATCCGGGGCCGGCAAGTCAACGCTGTTCGATCTGCTGCTGCGCTTCTACGATCCACAGCAGGGAAACATTCTGATTGAAGGCGTGCCCATCCTGCAGCTTGACCCTCACGATCTGCGTCGCAACTTTGCCCTTGTCTCACAGACGCCTGCCCTGTTCTTTGGCAGCGTCGAAGACAACATTCGTTATGGCAACTCGCACGCGACTATCGAACAGGTCGAGGCCGCTGCACGTATTGCCCACGCCCATGAATTCATCATGCAGATGGCTGACGGTTACCAGACTCATCTGGGGGATGGCGGCCTCGGGTTGTCCGGCGGGCAGAGACAGCGTCTGGCCATTGCCCGGGCATTGCTGGTCGATGCGCCAATTCTGCTGCTGGACGAAGCCACCAGCGCGCTGGATGCGCAAAGTGAGCACCTGATCCAGCAGGCTCTGCCAAGCCTGATGAAAGGCCGTACCACGCTGGTGATCGCGCACCGACTGGCCACGGTACAGAATGCCGACCGTATTGCGGTGATTGATCAGGGGCGTCTGGTGGCGGTAGGAACTCATCGGCAACTGATAGCCAGCAATTCGCTGTACGCGCGTCTGGCGGCGCTTCAGTTCAATGTGCAGATGGAGGAGCCGGTTTGA
- the ppnP gene encoding pyrimidine/purine nucleoside phosphorylase: MFKVNEYFDGTVKSIAFSQTEGQATIGVMAAGEYEFGTAQREIMHVISGELIVKLPDSTEWETFSSGSQFNVPANSKFQLKVSVDTAYLCEYR; this comes from the coding sequence ATGTTCAAGGTCAATGAGTACTTCGACGGCACTGTCAAATCCATCGCGTTCAGTCAGACGGAAGGCCAGGCCACCATTGGCGTCATGGCAGCGGGCGAATATGAATTCGGTACAGCGCAACGTGAAATCATGCACGTGATTTCCGGCGAACTGATCGTCAAGCTGCCGGACAGTACTGAATGGGAAACCTTCAGCAGCGGCAGCCAGTTCAATGTACCGGCCAACAGCAAGTTTCAGCTGAAGGTGAGCGTGGACACTGCTTACCTGTGCGAATACCGCTGA
- a CDS encoding exonuclease domain-containing protein, which produces MPHWLVIDLEATTEEGGWPVAEMEIIEIGATLVNQDGRELDHFERFVRPARRPLLTHFCRELTHISQSNIDSAASLSNVWPQFERWLSHHQARIVGWASWGDYDRRQLEEQWREHRLESALNELPYVNLKQRFAEARQLQRAPGLNSALQLAGMQFSGQQHRALVDARNTARLLPLILPN; this is translated from the coding sequence ATGCCGCATTGGCTGGTGATCGACCTGGAGGCTACCACCGAAGAAGGCGGATGGCCGGTCGCAGAAATGGAAATCATCGAGATCGGTGCAACGCTGGTGAATCAGGATGGGCGCGAGCTGGACCACTTCGAACGCTTCGTACGCCCCGCGCGCCGCCCCTTGCTGACGCACTTCTGTCGGGAACTGACCCATATCAGCCAGAGCAATATCGACAGCGCGGCATCCCTGAGCAATGTATGGCCCCAGTTCGAGCGCTGGTTGAGCCATCATCAGGCACGCATTGTCGGCTGGGCCAGTTGGGGAGATTACGACCGCAGGCAACTGGAGGAACAGTGGCGCGAGCATCGACTGGAAAGTGCCCTGAACGAGCTGCCTTATGTAAACCTCAAACAGCGCTTCGCCGAGGCCCGTCAATTACAGCGCGCCCCCGGGCTCAACAGTGCGCTGCAACTGGCGGGCATGCAGTTCAGCGGCCAGCAGCATCGGGCACTGGTTGATGCCCGCAATACTGCCAGACTGTTACCGTTGATTCTTCCCAATTGA
- a CDS encoding substrate-binding periplasmic protein, with amino-acid sequence MKTRAVITDVLLRKGAMLIVSLLVSWQVQAAQVVQVAAVHFPPYMIRPERGNDTGLLPKLIEALNASQRDYEFVVVPTSVQRRFRDFAQGRFDIAIFENPDWGWKHVAYDKVDMGLEDAEVFVARRVEGRQQSYFDDLSDKRLALFSGYHYGFANFNADQKYLSENFNATSTYSHDSNLLMVIRGRVDIAPVTRSYLVDFMAHNPSEAEQFLVSDRIDQLYRQYALLRPGGSISATKFDQLLQQLRDNGEFAKIFEPLHIKVLAVPPYSTASADTTVSKKVGR; translated from the coding sequence ATGAAGACGCGCGCAGTAATAACCGATGTGTTGTTGCGTAAGGGAGCGATGCTGATCGTCTCGCTCCTGGTGAGTTGGCAGGTCCAGGCCGCTCAGGTCGTGCAAGTGGCGGCCGTGCATTTTCCGCCCTATATGATTCGCCCTGAAAGAGGCAACGATACCGGGCTTCTGCCCAAGCTTATCGAGGCCTTGAATGCCAGTCAGCGGGACTATGAGTTCGTGGTGGTGCCGACTTCCGTGCAGCGTCGCTTCCGTGACTTTGCCCAGGGCCGTTTCGATATCGCCATTTTTGAAAACCCTGACTGGGGCTGGAAACATGTCGCCTATGACAAGGTGGACATGGGGCTTGAGGATGCCGAAGTCTTTGTGGCCCGTCGGGTCGAGGGGCGTCAGCAGAGTTACTTCGATGATCTTTCGGACAAGCGTCTGGCCCTGTTCAGCGGTTATCACTATGGATTCGCCAACTTCAATGCAGACCAGAAGTATCTGAGCGAAAACTTCAATGCCACCTCGACCTATTCCCATGACAGCAATCTATTGATGGTGATACGCGGGCGTGTGGATATTGCGCCGGTAACGCGTTCCTATCTGGTGGACTTCATGGCACATAACCCAAGCGAGGCCGAACAGTTTCTGGTCTCCGACCGGATCGATCAGCTTTATCGGCAATATGCACTGTTGCGACCGGGCGGCAGCATCAGCGCTACGAAGTTTGATCAGTTGTTGCAGCAATTGCGGGATAACGGGGAGTTCGCAAAAATCTTCGAGCCCCTGCACATCAAGGTCCTTGCCGTGCCTCCTTACTCAACTGCATCCGCGGACACTACAGTGAGCAAGAAGGTCGGAAGGTAG
- a CDS encoding DUF2897 family protein has product MPWYAWLILIVAIGSIVGGLMLLRDTAQKLPLTEEQLKRIHERNAEMDAKEAKDR; this is encoded by the coding sequence ATGCCCTGGTATGCCTGGTTGATTCTGATCGTTGCAATTGGCTCTATCGTAGGTGGCTTGATGTTACTGCGCGACACGGCGCAAAAGCTGCCTCTGACTGAAGAGCAGCTCAAGCGTATTCATGAACGCAATGCCGAGATGGATGCCAAGGAAGCCAAGGATCGATGA
- the eat gene encoding ethanolamine permease, whose amino-acid sequence MSQQLKPTLGTLHLWGIAVGLVISGEYFGWSYGWGVAGTLGFLVTALMVATMYTCFIFSFTELTTAIPHAGGPFAYSRRAFGEKGGLIAGMATLIEFVFAPPAIALAIGAYLNVQYPELDPKHAAVGAYIVFMTLNILGVKLAATFELVVCVLAVAELLVFMGVVAPAFSFSNFALHGWAGSSTFGPGAIAGMFAAIPFAIWFFLAIEGAAMAAEEAKDPKRTIPKAYVSGILTLVVLAIGVMLFAGGVGDWRTLSNINDPLPQAMKAVVGDNSGWLHMLVWIGLFGLVASFHGIILGYSRQFFALARAGYLPASLAKLSRFQTPHRAIIAGGLIGIAAIYSDGLINLSGMTLTAAMITMAVFGAIVMYIMSMLSLFKLRKTEPLLERSFRAPGYPIVPGIALTLAVVCLLAMAWFNPLIGFIFLCFMAVGFIYFSLTAQSRANAPADAMLTGS is encoded by the coding sequence ATGAGTCAACAACTCAAGCCAACGCTGGGCACGCTGCACCTGTGGGGGATCGCGGTCGGGCTGGTGATTTCAGGCGAATACTTCGGCTGGAGCTACGGCTGGGGCGTAGCCGGAACCCTCGGTTTTCTGGTCACGGCCTTGATGGTCGCAACGATGTACACCTGTTTCATCTTCAGCTTTACCGAGCTGACAACCGCCATTCCCCACGCGGGCGGTCCATTTGCCTATAGCCGCCGCGCATTCGGCGAGAAAGGCGGCCTGATCGCCGGCATGGCGACGCTGATCGAATTCGTCTTTGCGCCCCCGGCCATTGCCCTGGCAATCGGTGCCTACCTGAACGTGCAATACCCTGAGCTGGACCCCAAGCATGCGGCGGTCGGAGCCTATATCGTGTTCATGACCCTCAATATTCTGGGCGTGAAGCTGGCAGCAACCTTCGAGCTGGTTGTCTGTGTACTGGCCGTGGCCGAGCTGCTGGTATTCATGGGCGTTGTGGCGCCGGCTTTCAGCTTCAGCAACTTCGCATTGCATGGCTGGGCAGGTTCCAGCACCTTTGGCCCGGGTGCGATTGCCGGTATGTTCGCCGCGATTCCATTCGCCATCTGGTTCTTCCTGGCCATTGAAGGTGCAGCCATGGCCGCCGAAGAAGCCAAGGACCCGAAACGGACCATTCCCAAAGCCTACGTCAGCGGCATTCTGACGCTGGTAGTGCTGGCCATCGGCGTCATGCTGTTTGCAGGCGGCGTGGGCGACTGGCGCACCCTGTCCAACATCAACGACCCGCTGCCACAGGCCATGAAGGCTGTAGTCGGCGATAACTCAGGCTGGCTGCACATGCTGGTCTGGATCGGCCTGTTTGGTCTGGTTGCCAGCTTCCACGGGATCATTCTGGGCTACTCGCGCCAGTTCTTCGCCCTGGCGCGTGCCGGTTACCTGCCTGCTTCGCTGGCCAAGCTCTCGCGCTTCCAGACCCCGCACCGGGCAATCATCGCCGGTGGGCTGATCGGCATTGCTGCCATCTACAGTGACGGCCTGATCAATCTGAGCGGCATGACCCTGACCGCGGCCATGATCACCATGGCCGTATTTGGCGCAATCGTGATGTACATCATGAGCATGCTCAGCCTGTTCAAGCTGCGCAAGACCGAACCCTTGCTGGAGCGTAGCTTCCGGGCGCCGGGCTACCCGATCGTTCCGGGCATCGCCCTGACCCTGGCCGTGGTATGCCTGCTGGCAATGGCCTGGTTCAATCCGCTGATCGGCTTCATCTTCCTCTGCTTCATGGCCGTGGGTTTCATCTACTTCAGCCTGACCGCCCAGTCGCGTGCCAACGCGCCTGCCGACGCCATGCTGACCGGCTCGTAA
- the pyrF gene encoding orotidine-5'-phosphate decarboxylase has translation MSACQTPVIVALDFPTRDAALRLADQLDPKLCRVKVGKELFTSCASDIVETLRNKGFEVFLDLKFHDIPNTTAMAVKAAAEMGVWMVNVHCSGGLRMMSACREVLEKRSGPQPLLIGVTVLTSMEREDLAGIGLDIDPQVQVLRLAALAEKAGMDGLVCSALEAQALKAAHPSLQLVTPGIRPAGSAQDDQRRILTPRQALDAGSDYLVIGRPISQAADPAQALAAVVAELA, from the coding sequence ATGTCCGCCTGCCAGACTCCTGTCATCGTCGCCCTGGATTTTCCGACCCGTGACGCCGCCTTGCGGCTGGCTGACCAGCTCGATCCAAAACTGTGCCGGGTGAAGGTCGGCAAGGAGCTGTTCACCAGTTGTGCTTCGGATATCGTCGAGACCCTGCGCAACAAGGGCTTCGAAGTGTTCCTGGACCTCAAGTTTCACGACATCCCCAACACCACTGCCATGGCCGTCAAGGCGGCAGCGGAAATGGGCGTCTGGATGGTGAACGTGCATTGCTCCGGCGGTCTGCGCATGATGTCGGCCTGCCGTGAAGTGCTTGAAAAGCGCAGCGGTCCTCAACCGCTGTTGATCGGCGTGACCGTGCTGACCAGCATGGAACGTGAAGATCTGGCGGGCATTGGTCTGGATATCGACCCACAAGTACAAGTGTTGCGTCTGGCAGCCCTGGCTGAAAAAGCCGGCATGGATGGCTTGGTGTGTTCGGCTTTGGAAGCTCAGGCGCTGAAGGCCGCTCACCCGTCCCTGCAACTGGTCACTCCAGGCATTCGTCCGGCAGGCAGCGCACAGGACGATCAACGTCGCATCCTGACGCCGCGCCAGGCACTGGACGCCGGTTCCGATTATCTGGTGATCGGCCGCCCGATCAGCCAGGCTGCCGATCCGGCCCAGGCCCTGGCGGCTGTGGTTGCCGAACTGGCCTGA